From a region of the Desulfobulbaceae bacterium genome:
- a CDS encoding diguanylate cyclase: MSILIVDDSPPVLRLLQATLDRAGHKKIQCLESGNKALEFLGIQPAQDTHPKIDCILLDIVMPGIDGIETCRLIKAHQAYRDTPVLMVTIRDEQETLKRAFEAGASDYITKPTGELELLARVKSAVKLKKEIDTRKAREQELLKLYRDLERNNILLAELTITDDVSTVGNRRYFDGCLEKEWQRSFRESAPLAVIFIEIDKFSHYSDLAGQAKADECLKLIGQVLQVSLRRAGDHLARYSGSVFAVFLPKTDQNGARSVAQNMLESVSALELKHRNDNNSELITVSMGTACVVPSGKMAISNLLIMAEEALRQAKHQGGNRCICFG; the protein is encoded by the coding sequence ATGTCCATACTTATAGTTGACGACTCGCCACCGGTACTTCGCCTCCTGCAGGCTACTTTGGATCGGGCAGGCCACAAAAAAATACAGTGCCTGGAGTCAGGAAATAAAGCCTTGGAGTTTCTCGGAATTCAGCCGGCTCAAGATACTCACCCCAAGATCGACTGCATTCTTCTTGACATCGTCATGCCTGGCATAGATGGTATTGAGACATGCCGATTAATAAAGGCGCACCAGGCCTATCGCGACACACCCGTTCTAATGGTCACCATAAGGGATGAACAAGAAACCCTTAAACGCGCCTTCGAGGCTGGAGCTTCTGACTATATAACTAAACCGACAGGTGAACTTGAGTTGTTGGCCCGGGTTAAATCGGCAGTCAAACTCAAGAAGGAGATTGACACCCGTAAGGCCCGCGAGCAGGAGTTACTTAAGCTCTATAGAGACCTTGAAAGAAACAATATATTGTTGGCCGAGCTGACAATTACCGATGATGTATCAACAGTGGGCAATCGGCGTTATTTTGATGGCTGCCTGGAAAAAGAGTGGCAACGCTCTTTCCGAGAATCAGCCCCGCTAGCCGTAATTTTTATAGAGATCGACAAATTCAGCCACTATTCAGACCTGGCCGGTCAGGCTAAGGCAGATGAATGCCTCAAACTGATAGGCCAGGTTTTGCAGGTCTCGTTACGTCGCGCTGGTGACCATCTGGCGCGATACAGCGGCAGTGTATTTGCCGTTTTCTTACCGAAAACCGATCAAAACGGAGCACGGAGCGTCGCACAAAACATGCTTGAAAGTGTCTCAGCGCTTGAACTTAAACATCGAAATGACAACAACTCGGAGTTGATAACCGTCAGTATGGGGACGGCTTGCGTTGTACCCTCAGGTAAAATGGCCATAAGCAATCTGCTGATCATGGCCGAAGAAGCTTTGAGACAGGCAAAACATCAAGGCGGAAATAGGTGCATCTGCTTTGGGTGA